A genomic stretch from Desulfofalx alkaliphila DSM 12257 includes:
- a CDS encoding putative PEP-binding protein — protein MHADVSNLEELKRAISNGAEGIGVLRTEFLYGSSDSHSEEYHFQNYREAIKLADNRPITIRTYCGGAGDPLMGQWGIRHSMANEEQFITQIRAILRASAYAHGNNVNIVLPGIADIEEFKWAKDKITTVKNQLKDENQEISGYVPLGIMIEIPAVVLSLEMFTHEVNFYLVDSDKLLQYIMAIDTRAPAAPTLNDPMHPAMLRTLKRIVECKPGQKLNISICGRLAEIECAIPLFIGLAIRSIAIDPSLIAKLFNYMNGIDKESSVRIAAKALALSNSDRIKNYVHAAIDKLR, from the coding sequence ATTCATGCAGATGTTTCTAACCTTGAAGAGTTGAAAAGGGCAATTAGCAATGGGGCCGAAGGTATTGGTGTTTTACGTACAGAGTTTTTGTATGGTAGTTCTGATAGTCACTCTGAAGAATATCATTTTCAAAATTACCGAGAGGCTATTAAATTGGCTGACAATAGACCCATTACCATCCGTACCTATTGTGGTGGCGCAGGTGACCCTTTAATGGGGCAATGGGGAATTAGACATAGCATGGCCAATGAAGAGCAGTTTATTACTCAAATACGGGCCATATTAAGGGCCAGTGCTTATGCTCATGGCAATAATGTAAATATTGTATTGCCGGGTATAGCAGATATAGAGGAGTTTAAATGGGCTAAGGATAAGATAACAACAGTAAAAAATCAACTGAAAGATGAAAATCAAGAAATCAGTGGCTATGTGCCCTTGGGCATAATGATAGAAATACCGGCAGTTGTATTGAGTCTAGAGATGTTTACCCACGAAGTTAACTTCTATCTGGTTGACTCTGACAAATTACTCCAATACATTATGGCCATAGATACGAGAGCCCCTGCGGCTCCAACACTTAATGATCCTATGCATCCTGCTATGCTGCGCACTTTAAAAAGGATAGTGGAATGTAAACCCGGGCAAAAACTAAATATATCAATATGCGGCAGGCTGGCTGAAATTGAATGTGCAATTCCTTTATTTATTGGATTGGCAATCCGCAGTATTGCAATTGACCCATCTTTGATTGCTAAACTGTTCAATTATATGAACGGTATTGATAAGGAAAGTTCTGTAAGGATAGCTGCAAAGGCATTAGCCTTATCCAACTCAGACAGAATAAAGAATTATGTGCATGCAGCCATTGACAAACTTAGGTGA
- a CDS encoding tRNA 2-thiocytidine biosynthesis TtcA family protein, protein MGKNKSNILRWVLSESVKAIADYKMIEDGDKIAIGVSGGKDSSTLLYVMAYYQKYYPYNFKIQPIHVGMGWDMDITPLQEFCRSLDLTLHVEPAEIGKIVFDARQEKNPCALCANLRRGALNSAAKEFGCNKVALAHHLDDAIETFFMSFFYNAQFRTFSPRTYLDRTDLTIIRPMVYLPEKDVIRLANKAQVPIIHNPCPANRKTKREEAKELVTELSKRYPRMRDDFVKALKNFDARNLWPKVMR, encoded by the coding sequence ATGGGTAAAAACAAAAGCAATATTTTAAGATGGGTATTAAGCGAATCAGTAAAGGCCATTGCCGATTACAAAATGATTGAAGACGGAGATAAGATAGCCATTGGGGTATCGGGCGGTAAAGACAGCAGTACCTTGCTGTATGTGATGGCTTATTATCAAAAATATTATCCATACAACTTCAAAATACAACCGATTCATGTTGGCATGGGATGGGATATGGACATCACTCCGCTTCAAGAGTTTTGCCGTTCGCTGGATTTAACCCTCCATGTGGAACCGGCAGAGATCGGTAAAATAGTCTTTGATGCCAGACAGGAAAAAAACCCCTGTGCCTTATGTGCCAACCTGCGCCGGGGTGCTTTGAACAGTGCAGCCAAAGAGTTTGGCTGCAATAAGGTGGCTTTGGCCCATCACCTGGACGATGCAATTGAAACCTTTTTTATGAGTTTCTTCTACAACGCACAATTTCGCACCTTTTCACCGCGCACCTATCTTGACAGGACGGACTTAACCATCATCAGGCCAATGGTTTATTTGCCGGAAAAAGACGTAATTAGATTGGCCAATAAGGCCCAAGTTCCTATCATTCATAATCCATGCCCGGCAAACCGTAAAACTAAGCGGGAGGAAGCTAAAGAGTTAGTGACAGAATTATCCAAGCGCTACCCGCGAATGAGGGATGACTTTGTTAAAGCCCTAAAAAACTTTGACGCACGCAATCTGTGGCCAAAAGTAATGCGTTAA
- a CDS encoding CBS and ACT domain-containing protein: MFVADYMTTSPITVSKDTSVIEALDILKKNKIRQLPVTSGYKHIGLVTEKELLAASPSPATTLSVYEIKDLMSKLSVGSVMNKNPLTVTPYCAIEEAALLMRENKENSLLVIDKDVLVGIITESDIFDAIIKMSGAKRAGTRIVIETKNKIGLIAEITGIVRDCNIDVAGIGVIERSGGMVQMMLRLCTAQPFEVINALEKAGYKVDQAGSCG, from the coding sequence ATGTTTGTAGCTGATTATATGACTACTTCACCAATTACCGTTAGTAAAGATACTTCTGTTATTGAAGCCCTTGATATATTAAAAAAGAATAAAATTCGACAACTCCCTGTCACTTCAGGTTACAAACATATTGGTCTAGTAACCGAAAAAGAGTTACTTGCAGCCTCTCCTTCACCGGCTACCACCTTAAGTGTTTATGAAATCAAAGATTTAATGTCAAAATTATCGGTTGGCAGCGTCATGAATAAAAATCCCCTTACGGTTACACCATATTGTGCCATTGAAGAAGCTGCCTTGCTGATGAGAGAGAATAAGGAAAATAGCCTATTGGTGATAGACAAGGATGTGTTAGTGGGCATTATTACCGAGTCAGATATTTTTGATGCCATTATAAAAATGTCTGGTGCAAAAAGAGCAGGAACTCGCATTGTGATTGAAACCAAAAATAAAATTGGCTTAATAGCTGAAATCACAGGTATAGTAAGGGATTGCAATATAGATGTGGCCGGCATTGGTGTAATAGAGAGATCCGGGGGTATGGTGCAGATGATGCTGCGACTATGCACAGCCCAGCCCTTTGAGGTGATTAATGCTTTAGAGAAAGCCGGTTATAAAGTTGACCAAGCCGGTAGCTGTGGTTAA
- a CDS encoding DUF503 domain-containing protein → MVVGTLTVELFVGQASTLKDKRRVLRSILDRVRAKYNVSIAEVDRQDTWQRATLGVACVSNETAHVQSVLSKVARFIESLGIAEVISLYTEIL, encoded by the coding sequence ATGGTAGTGGGAACACTTACGGTTGAATTATTTGTTGGGCAAGCAAGCACTTTAAAGGACAAGCGCAGAGTCTTGAGGAGTATTTTAGACCGGGTGAGGGCTAAATACAATGTTTCTATTGCCGAGGTTGATAGGCAAGACACCTGGCAGCGAGCCACCCTGGGAGTGGCCTGTGTGAGCAATGAAACAGCCCATGTGCAAAGCGTTTTAAGCAAGGTGGCAAGGTTTATCGAATCCCTGGGAATTGCAGAAGTTATTTCATTGTACACCGAGATACTATAA
- the upp gene encoding uracil phosphoribosyltransferase: MDNVVVVEHPVTKHCLKFLRDKKTGTALFRDCMSRLGLCLAYQATADLPTRQAQVETPLNVMADVEELDMKGVLLIPVLRAGLGFVNSFLEIIPEAKIAHIGMARDHQTLEAKVYLRSLPDKLDTYQRVYVLDPMLATGNSCVKTMDILTASGIDPASIVLVCAFTAPEGIKQLHQKYPQIKVVTASVDKCLNEVGYIIPGCGDAGDRLFLL, translated from the coding sequence TTGGATAATGTAGTTGTGGTAGAACACCCGGTTACTAAACACTGCTTGAAATTTTTACGGGATAAAAAAACCGGCACCGCCCTTTTCAGAGACTGTATGTCACGGCTGGGACTTTGCCTGGCATACCAGGCCACTGCAGATTTGCCCACCAGGCAGGCACAGGTAGAAACACCTTTAAATGTAATGGCAGATGTGGAAGAATTAGATATGAAGGGAGTATTATTAATACCGGTATTGCGGGCAGGACTTGGATTTGTGAATAGTTTTTTGGAAATAATACCCGAGGCCAAAATTGCCCATATCGGCATGGCCCGGGATCACCAAACACTGGAAGCCAAAGTATATCTTCGTTCTCTGCCAGACAAGCTTGACACCTATCAGAGGGTATATGTTTTAGACCCTATGCTGGCCACCGGCAACAGCTGTGTAAAAACCATGGATATACTGACAGCATCGGGAATCGACCCTGCTTCCATTGTTTTAGTTTGTGCCTTTACAGCACCGGAGGGCATCAAACAACTGCACCAAAAGTACCCACAAATAAAAGTTGTCACAGCATCGGTTGATAAATGTTTAAATGAAGTGGGGTACATCATACCGGGTTGCGGCGACGCCGGCGACCGCCTATTTTTACTGTAA
- the sdaAA gene encoding L-serine ammonia-lyase, iron-sulfur-dependent, subunit alpha, producing MYFKTMEQLVNICQSEKMRISEVMIKQESETTGISEEEIFSNMSDHLAIMEKAIARGINEDLKSRSGLAGGDAKLLASYNKNSTALSGKLMMEVLTSALATSEVNACMGAVVATPTAGSCGIVPGCILTVGSYLNASRDEMIHSLFTAGAVGLVIANKAGISGAAGGCQAEIGSASGMAAAAVVQLSGGTARQCSHAVAIALKSMLGLVCDPVAGLVEVPCIKRNATGAALAIVASDLALAGIESAIPCDEVIDAMYRVGRSLPETLKETSMGGLATTKTAKAVEKRIFTNP from the coding sequence ATGTACTTCAAAACAATGGAACAACTTGTTAATATATGCCAGTCAGAAAAAATGAGGATATCCGAAGTAATGATTAAGCAGGAATCAGAAACCACCGGCATTTCAGAGGAAGAAATATTTAGCAATATGTCAGATCATCTGGCGATAATGGAAAAAGCCATTGCCAGGGGGATTAATGAAGACCTAAAATCGCGCAGCGGGCTTGCCGGGGGTGATGCAAAACTATTGGCGTCATATAATAAAAACTCCACAGCCCTGTCCGGTAAATTAATGATGGAGGTGCTCACCTCAGCTTTGGCCACATCAGAGGTAAATGCCTGTATGGGAGCAGTGGTGGCTACTCCAACGGCAGGTTCCTGCGGAATAGTACCGGGATGCATTTTAACGGTGGGCTCATATCTCAACGCCTCCCGGGATGAAATGATCCATTCGCTGTTTACAGCCGGAGCCGTTGGTTTGGTTATTGCTAACAAGGCCGGCATCTCCGGGGCCGCCGGTGGTTGTCAGGCAGAAATCGGATCCGCCTCCGGCATGGCTGCAGCCGCAGTGGTGCAATTGTCAGGCGGCACTGCCCGGCAGTGTTCCCACGCAGTGGCCATAGCATTAAAGAGCATGCTGGGACTGGTTTGTGATCCGGTGGCAGGTTTGGTGGAAGTACCTTGTATAAAGCGAAATGCAACCGGCGCTGCACTGGCCATAGTGGCATCAGACCTGGCCCTGGCCGGAATAGAAAGTGCAATACCCTGTGATGAAGTGATTGATGCCATGTACCGGGTAGGCCGCTCGTTACCGGAAACACTGAAGGAAACCTCCATGGGCGGCTTAGCCACCACCAAAACCGCCAAGGCAGTGGAAAAACGTATATTTACAAACCCATGA
- the lgt gene encoding prolipoprotein diacylglyceryl transferase gives MKCLIDPVAFTIGSISVYWYGVIIASAFLVGIFLAYRLAQRTGIDPEHIINMVLLVIPAAFIGARLYYVIFEWHRYAGNFLEIFAVRHGGLAIHGGLIGGVLAGYLYVRKHRLPVYKIADICAPSVILGQAIGRGGNFFNQEAHGGPVSYDFISRFPEFIKNQMYIYGQYHHPTFLYESLWNLSVFAFLMIYWHKKRFEGEIAFLYLGLYSLGRFFIEGLRTDSLMLGPIMMAQLVSVVLIVISVLAIVHYRKKEKQQRL, from the coding sequence ATGAAGTGTTTGATTGATCCCGTAGCCTTTACCATAGGATCTATTTCTGTATACTGGTATGGAGTAATTATCGCCAGTGCCTTTCTGGTGGGCATATTTCTCGCATACCGCCTTGCTCAAAGGACGGGTATAGATCCCGAGCATATTATTAACATGGTTTTACTGGTTATCCCTGCGGCTTTCATTGGGGCAAGGCTGTATTATGTTATATTTGAATGGCATCGTTACGCCGGTAATTTTTTGGAAATATTTGCCGTACGGCACGGCGGTTTAGCTATCCACGGGGGATTAATTGGCGGTGTTCTGGCCGGCTACCTTTACGTTCGCAAACATAGGCTGCCGGTTTATAAAATTGCCGATATTTGTGCCCCCAGCGTTATACTAGGCCAGGCTATCGGCAGGGGGGGGAACTTTTTTAACCAAGAGGCCCATGGTGGCCCTGTCAGTTACGACTTTATCAGCCGATTCCCGGAGTTTATTAAAAATCAAATGTACATTTACGGTCAGTATCATCATCCCACTTTTCTTTATGAGTCCCTGTGGAACTTGTCCGTTTTTGCTTTTTTAATGATATATTGGCATAAAAAACGTTTTGAAGGCGAAATTGCCTTTTTGTATCTTGGATTATATTCACTGGGCCGTTTCTTTATCGAGGGACTGCGCACAGACAGTTTAATGTTAGGGCCAATCATGATGGCCCAGCTGGTCAGTGTAGTGTTAATTGTCATTAGTGTGTTGGCAATAGTGCATTACCGCAAAAAAGAAAAACAGCAACGGCTGTAG
- a CDS encoding DAK2 domain-containing protein has protein sequence MSIYSLDGAGLKRMLMGSINLLATSKQEIDALNVFPVPDGDTGTNMYLTFLEAAKEIQAAKTSHVGEIMEAAARGCLMGARGNSGVILSQVVRGFANSLKGKSTATAKDMAKAFAEGTNLAYQAVAQPVEGTVLTVLRKSSEAAQQAADRSPDLLRFMITVYRQAARALDETPEQLAVLKEAGVVDAGGKGWVIILQGILYALRRVEEIELLQDFASSQKKRLAEFTLKEIDSDIHYTYCTEFILKGTDLPIEKIKNELSPYGDCLMVVGSDQVLKVHIHSNHPGLVIETCLNYGTLHQMNISNMREQNLSLEKGQADKPLAVVSVAVGEGIIKIMESLGVDKVITGGQTMNPSTEEILQAIEKAPSQNIIVLPNNKNIVLAAKQAALMTEKSVEVVNTVSIPQGLTALLSLNPEGTLEENADRMQEALKLVRTGEVTTAVRNVSINGQAIKEGNIIGLADEQIVAFGNDTYLVLKQLMEKLTSGGEELITLYYGEDQNGESARQTAEMLQRDFPNLEFEVHYGGQPLYPYIISAE, from the coding sequence TTGAGTATTTATTCCTTAGACGGTGCAGGTTTAAAACGGATGTTAATGGGGAGTATTAATCTGTTGGCAACTTCTAAGCAAGAAATAGATGCACTTAATGTATTTCCGGTACCTGACGGAGATACCGGAACTAATATGTATTTAACCTTTCTTGAAGCTGCTAAGGAGATTCAAGCGGCAAAAACAAGTCATGTGGGAGAGATAATGGAAGCAGCGGCCAGGGGCTGTCTGATGGGAGCCAGGGGTAACTCCGGTGTTATTTTGTCGCAAGTTGTAAGGGGATTTGCCAACTCTTTAAAAGGTAAGTCAACGGCCACTGCAAAGGATATGGCCAAGGCCTTTGCGGAGGGAACAAATTTAGCCTACCAGGCAGTGGCTCAGCCTGTGGAAGGTACGGTGCTGACCGTATTGAGAAAAAGCAGTGAAGCAGCACAGCAGGCGGCCGATCGCAGCCCAGACTTACTGCGTTTTATGATCACTGTCTACAGACAGGCTGCAAGGGCATTGGATGAAACACCGGAACAACTGGCGGTTCTTAAAGAAGCAGGCGTGGTGGATGCCGGTGGCAAGGGTTGGGTGATAATACTCCAAGGGATACTCTATGCCTTACGCAGGGTCGAAGAAATAGAGCTGCTGCAAGATTTTGCATCCAGCCAAAAGAAACGTCTGGCCGAATTCACATTAAAAGAAATAGACAGTGATATTCATTATACATACTGTACCGAATTTATATTAAAAGGTACTGACCTGCCCATAGAAAAAATTAAAAACGAGTTAAGCCCCTATGGGGACTGTTTAATGGTTGTTGGCAGTGATCAAGTATTAAAGGTGCACATCCACTCCAACCATCCAGGCTTGGTCATTGAAACTTGTCTAAATTATGGTACTTTGCATCAAATGAATATTAGTAACATGCGTGAACAGAATTTAAGTCTTGAGAAAGGCCAAGCCGATAAGCCCCTGGCTGTTGTTTCTGTGGCAGTGGGCGAAGGAATTATTAAGATTATGGAAAGCTTGGGAGTAGATAAGGTTATTACCGGCGGACAAACCATGAACCCCAGCACCGAGGAAATTTTGCAGGCTATTGAAAAAGCACCGTCTCAAAACATTATTGTGTTGCCAAATAATAAAAATATTGTTTTGGCTGCCAAACAAGCGGCCCTGATGACTGAAAAATCTGTTGAGGTGGTAAACACCGTTTCTATTCCCCAGGGTTTGACTGCGCTGCTGTCATTAAACCCAGAGGGCACCTTGGAAGAAAACGCCGACAGAATGCAAGAAGCCCTTAAGCTGGTGAGAACGGGAGAAGTAACCACCGCAGTGAGAAATGTAAGCATCAATGGTCAAGCCATTAAGGAAGGAAATATTATAGGCTTAGCCGATGAACAAATTGTTGCATTTGGCAATGACACCTATCTGGTATTAAAGCAGTTGATGGAAAAGTTAACCTCTGGCGGAGAGGAGTTAATCACCCTCTACTACGGTGAAGATCAAAACGGTGAAAGTGCAAGGCAAACTGCAGAAATGCTGCAGCGTGATTTTCCTAACTTAGAATTTGAAGTTCATTACGGTGGTCAACCCCTGTACCCGTATATAATATCCGCTGAATAA
- a CDS encoding GNAT family N-acetyltransferase has product MGINVYQVSTNREFDIFVRLPQFIYYRDPFWLPASVQKTANILLKIPTREVALLVAVDDNIVTSRVAIMANPKHHERNTALFGYFESTNNPEAVKELFVAGCRWAKARGYGYLAGPVSYNTNDSVGLLIEGFNYAPQQNMPYNLGYYSHLLEYAGFSKYIDLLAYLWTHKHPFPHKLARVAEKVRKKQRVQIRKINFNNIHREAQILSYVHNQTMQGNWGSKQLSVGDAANYLNSYRSFAEPDLLLVAEVNREPAGICLTLPNIDSKGFINGCRVAVLGVVPKFRSRGVAALLMHETMARLLRKGYPHAELSLILENNTMMNRILKDTLKCDLIKRFRVYRKTTNCRP; this is encoded by the coding sequence TTGGGGATTAATGTATATCAGGTTTCAACAAATAGGGAGTTTGATATTTTTGTCCGCTTGCCCCAGTTCATATATTACCGGGACCCCTTTTGGCTACCTGCAAGCGTCCAAAAAACAGCTAACATTCTGCTTAAGATCCCGACCAGGGAAGTTGCTTTGCTGGTGGCAGTGGATGATAACATCGTCACATCCCGGGTGGCCATTATGGCCAACCCCAAACACCATGAAAGGAACACCGCATTATTTGGCTACTTTGAAAGCACCAATAACCCGGAGGCAGTTAAAGAGCTGTTTGTAGCCGGCTGTCGCTGGGCCAAAGCAAGGGGATATGGTTATCTGGCCGGCCCGGTCAGCTATAATACAAACGACAGCGTCGGTCTGCTGATAGAAGGCTTTAACTATGCCCCCCAACAAAATATGCCCTATAATCTGGGGTATTACTCCCATCTATTGGAGTACGCCGGTTTTTCTAAATACATAGACCTGTTGGCATACCTTTGGACCCACAAGCACCCCTTCCCCCACAAACTGGCCCGGGTGGCTGAAAAGGTCAGAAAAAAACAAAGGGTGCAAATAAGAAAGATCAACTTTAATAACATCCATAGGGAGGCACAAATACTTTCCTACGTGCATAACCAAACAATGCAGGGTAATTGGGGAAGCAAACAGCTTTCTGTGGGGGATGCGGCAAACTATTTAAACAGCTACCGTTCCTTTGCTGAACCCGATCTCTTGTTAGTTGCCGAGGTAAACAGAGAGCCTGCCGGTATTTGCCTCACCTTGCCCAATATCGACTCTAAGGGCTTTATTAACGGCTGCCGGGTTGCAGTGCTAGGAGTGGTACCAAAGTTTCGCAGCAGAGGGGTGGCGGCCCTGTTGATGCACGAGACCATGGCCAGGCTATTGAGAAAGGGCTACCCCCATGCTGAGCTGTCGCTGATATTAGAAAATAACACAATGATGAACCGAATCCTAAAAGATACTTTAAAATGCGACCTTATAAAAAGATTTCGGGTGTATAGAAAAACAACAAATTGCAGGCCTTAG
- a CDS encoding Crp/Fnr family transcriptional regulator produces MQLVDARGGKTLGINSGGEDLTLNDKEKQLIRAVGVLMHYPKGHTLFSAGDVADKIYLIETGYVKIYRIATDGRRVTVGCIRSPGELMGLAEALHHGERTCFAGAINDVKAIVVRKYKFQELLLQEPNLSIKVAKLLGARMREAEAIVHEMVCWQVSGRLAMMLLKVSELCGIKTDRGIKIDLRLTHEEMANMIGTSRQTVTSALNTFKQEKSIAMEGRDIYITDVEKLTRWIM; encoded by the coding sequence ATGCAATTGGTGGATGCAAGGGGGGGAAAGACTTTGGGTATTAATAGCGGTGGCGAGGATTTAACTCTTAATGATAAGGAAAAACAATTAATACGTGCAGTTGGGGTGTTAATGCATTACCCAAAGGGACATACCCTTTTCTCTGCGGGTGATGTGGCTGATAAAATATATTTAATTGAAACCGGATATGTCAAAATCTATCGTATAGCCACTGATGGCAGGAGAGTCACCGTAGGCTGTATAAGAAGTCCCGGAGAACTAATGGGACTTGCAGAGGCTTTACACCATGGTGAGCGCACTTGCTTTGCAGGGGCAATAAATGATGTTAAGGCCATTGTGGTAAGAAAATATAAGTTTCAAGAGTTATTGTTACAGGAACCAAATTTGTCCATAAAAGTCGCCAAACTGTTGGGTGCAAGGATGCGTGAGGCTGAGGCCATTGTTCATGAAATGGTGTGTTGGCAAGTTTCAGGTAGACTGGCAATGATGTTATTGAAGGTTTCTGAGTTATGTGGAATAAAAACCGATCGGGGTATTAAAATAGATCTAAGACTGACCCACGAAGAAATGGCCAACATGATAGGTACATCACGGCAGACAGTTACTTCTGCCCTCAACACCTTTAAACAGGAAAAGAGTATTGCAATGGAAGGCAGAGATATTTACATTACCGATGTTGAAAAGCTTACCAGGTGGATTATGTGA
- the sdaAB gene encoding L-serine ammonia-lyase, iron-sulfur-dependent subunit beta, with amino-acid sequence MRGRVEYMKYTSVFDIIGPAMIGPSSSHTAGAAKIGLMARKIFNGQPRHIEVVFYRSFAKTYKGHGTDLALIGGLLGYGVNSPHLVQAAEHAAKLGLNIAITTSEEDVTHPNTVKITMANKNHRLTVVGISPGGGRAEIISINDFNIKISADNNFLIIFHFDRHGVIASAAKLLASEGINIGYMEVARKSRGSEALMTIETDQVIPERITKELKKIPHVTNVVVHNK; translated from the coding sequence ATGCGTGGAAGGGTTGAGTACATGAAATATACCTCGGTCTTTGATATCATAGGGCCGGCTATGATTGGGCCTTCCAGTTCTCACACTGCAGGTGCAGCAAAAATTGGCTTAATGGCCCGTAAAATCTTTAATGGGCAGCCCCGGCACATTGAAGTGGTTTTTTATCGTTCCTTTGCCAAGACCTATAAAGGTCACGGCACCGATTTGGCTTTAATCGGCGGATTGCTGGGCTACGGTGTAAACAGCCCACACCTGGTACAAGCAGCGGAACACGCTGCAAAATTAGGGTTAAATATAGCAATAACAACCAGTGAAGAGGACGTCACTCACCCCAACACAGTAAAGATAACCATGGCCAATAAAAATCACCGCCTAACCGTGGTCGGTATATCCCCCGGTGGCGGCAGGGCAGAAATCATCTCAATCAATGACTTTAATATTAAAATCTCGGCGGATAATAATTTCTTAATAATATTTCATTTTGACCGCCATGGAGTAATAGCTTCAGCTGCCAAATTGCTGGCCTCCGAGGGAATAAACATTGGATATATGGAGGTGGCCAGAAAGTCACGGGGTTCTGAAGCCCTGATGACCATAGAGACCGATCAAGTGATACCGGAAAGGATTACAAAAGAGCTAAAAAAAATACCCCATGTAACAAATGTGGTGGTTCACAATAAATAG
- a CDS encoding homocysteine biosynthesis protein, which yields MAVEKTYAEINAKIKSGQAVVLTAEEVVSLVAEKGVTQAAKEVDVVTTGTFGPMCSSGAFLNFGHPKPRMRMSKVLLNNVPAYAGIAAVDAYIGATEPTLDDPLNKKFPGEFRYGGGHVIEDLVAGKPVKLKAQSYGTDCYPLKELETEITLQDINEAFLFNPRNAYQNYNCAVNLSDRTKYTYMGMLKPKLANAHYSTSGQLSPLLKDPHFLTIGIGTRIFLGGGEGYVAWYGTQHFPSMLNASGVELHPSGGTLSVIGDLKQMNQRYIRGCSFIGYGCSLAVGIGIPIPVLNEEVMYWVSRSDKELYAPIVDYSDHYPNRTGENLGFVSYADLKSGEITVNGKKVKTAPLSSYPMAVEIATELKERIKAGKFELTQPVQQLPSAKDNIVPKSLNVKE from the coding sequence ATGGCTGTTGAAAAAACCTATGCTGAGATTAATGCTAAAATCAAAAGCGGCCAGGCAGTGGTGTTGACTGCCGAGGAAGTTGTTTCGCTGGTAGCTGAGAAGGGAGTTACCCAAGCGGCAAAAGAAGTGGATGTTGTTACCACCGGAACCTTTGGGCCCATGTGTTCCTCCGGTGCATTTCTAAACTTTGGGCATCCTAAGCCGAGAATGAGAATGAGCAAGGTGCTGCTCAACAATGTGCCTGCTTATGCAGGGATTGCTGCTGTGGACGCCTATATCGGTGCCACTGAACCAACCCTGGATGACCCCTTGAACAAAAAATTCCCCGGCGAGTTTCGCTATGGGGGCGGTCATGTTATAGAGGACTTGGTGGCCGGTAAACCCGTTAAATTAAAGGCACAGTCCTATGGCACAGACTGCTACCCCCTCAAGGAGCTAGAAACAGAAATTACATTACAAGATATAAACGAGGCATTTTTATTTAATCCTCGCAATGCATATCAAAACTACAATTGTGCAGTAAACTTAAGTGACCGGACAAAGTACACCTACATGGGAATGCTAAAACCGAAACTTGCCAATGCCCATTACAGCACCTCAGGGCAGTTAAGCCCGCTGCTAAAGGACCCACACTTTTTGACCATTGGCATTGGCACCCGCATCTTCCTCGGGGGCGGTGAAGGTTATGTTGCCTGGTATGGAACACAGCACTTCCCATCGATGCTCAATGCCTCGGGTGTGGAGCTACACCCAAGCGGCGGAACCCTATCGGTGATCGGTGATTTAAAACAAATGAACCAAAGATATATTAGGGGATGCAGTTTCATAGGTTATGGATGCTCCCTTGCGGTGGGCATCGGTATACCTATCCCCGTTTTAAATGAAGAAGTTATGTATTGGGTTTCCCGTTCAGATAAAGAGCTTTATGCTCCTATTGTAGACTACAGTGATCATTATCCCAACCGCACCGGCGAAAACCTGGGGTTTGTAAGTTATGCTGACCTAAAGAGCGGTGAAATCACCGTTAACGGTAAAAAAGTAAAAACTGCACCACTATCCAGCTATCCCATGGCGGTGGAAATTGCCACAGAGCTAAAGGAAAGAATTAAAGCCGGAAAGTTTGAACTAACCCAACCGGTGCAGCAGTTACCGTCAGCCAAGGATAACATTGTACCCAAGTCCTTAAACGTCAAAGAATAG
- a CDS encoding CGGC domain-containing protein, which translates to MSKSIAIFSCKKIRDVNCIACIKCFKAFSDRAGEFERYLDEDDVEIVAMSHCGDCPGLLIPRTVLLLENLRAQGREVDTIHFGTCLVKATETAACPINLEKMKNILETKFNKKVVIGTHNY; encoded by the coding sequence ATGTCAAAATCCATAGCAATTTTTTCTTGTAAAAAGATTCGAGATGTCAATTGCATTGCATGTATTAAGTGCTTTAAGGCTTTCTCAGATCGCGCCGGGGAATTTGAACGCTATCTAGATGAAGATGACGTAGAAATAGTGGCCATGAGTCATTGTGGCGATTGCCCGGGTCTATTAATTCCCCGTACCGTCTTGCTGCTGGAAAATTTGAGGGCACAGGGACGTGAGGTTGATACCATTCACTTTGGTACTTGTTTGGTAAAAGCCACTGAAACTGCTGCATGCCCAATTAACTTAGAAAAAATGAAAAATATTTTAGAAACTAAATTTAATAAGAAGGTTGTAATTGGAACTCATAACTACTAA